The following are encoded in a window of Spodoptera frugiperda isolate SF20-4 chromosome 3, AGI-APGP_CSIRO_Sfru_2.0, whole genome shotgun sequence genomic DNA:
- the LOC118273847 gene encoding protein prenyltransferase alpha subunit repeat-containing protein 1, with product MDDFHNGLVEKIIKELDSALAKSPLTEFDIVPVESTKNKTPVLYVNSSVALESWCVKHVYNYCYGDLIEDFLTHPKRRLSRVSGLTYKRIMLLLNPTLLINPDVTTLWNKRRELMSKRYLDWVAEMTFTRLVLSRKTKCNDAFSYRRFVIEHVMRETPERPPHFVSTILEDEFDVCTMTADKCPNNYHSWDHRRWTLEFASKYRAEIDSTIVFYNEYKFIVNWTARHVSDYSCFHYRQHCLKKLNLLDERWPVFEKMLEADLRENVQKFIEASDPAQKTNKSFKKTIEDEDIIAYLFDYAPNDCSCYTKFYETCRKIEIYIYELIQNTDFLKFYKYHEALWYHRRFIVSEILTTMYDFFEIERVNGKLARKKLTPDQLETLQKCQKCGNRYCEVADKELDWVYNCPLYKILIQHEKAVVADRRKDMDRHAGRHENYLKCVHGLAAHY from the exons ATGGACGACTTCCACAACGGGCTGGtggagaaaataataaaagaactaGATAGTGCTCTGGCTAAATCACCGct AACGGAGTTTGATATCGTGCCCGTGGAGTCGACGAAGAACAAGACTCCAGTGTTGTACGTGAACTCCTCTGTGGCTTTAGAATCTTGGTGTGTGAAGCATGTGTATAACTACTGCTACGGGGACTTGATTGAGGATTTCCTGACGCACCCAAAGCGGCGGCTGAGTAGGGTATCCGGCCTGACCTACAAGAGAATCATGTTACTCTTGAACCCTACACTTCTGATCAATCCTGATGTTACTACATTGTGGAATAAGCGACGGGAGCTGATGTCTAAGAGGTACCTCGACTGGGTTGCGGAGATGACGTTTACAAGACTAGTGCTTTCACGGAAGACGAAATGTAATGATGCTTTCTCTTACCGGAGATTTGTGATAGAGCATGTGATGAGAG AGACACCTGAGCGCCCTCCTCACTTTGTGAGTACTATATTGGAAGATGAATTTGATGTTTGCACCATGACTGCAGACAAGTGCCCAAATAACTACCACAGTTGGGACCATCGTAGGTGGACATTGGAGTTTGCCTCGAAGTATAGGGCTGAGATTGACAGCACTATCGTTTTCTACAATGAATACAAGTTCATTGTGAATTGGACAGCCCGCCATGTCTCAGACTACAGCTGCTTTCATTACCGCCAACATTGTTTGAAAAAGCTTAACCTGTTAGATGAAAGATGGCCAGTATTTGAGAAGATGCTTGAGGCAGACTTACGTGAGAATGTTCAGAAGTTCATAGAGGCTAGTGATCCAGCTCAGAAGACTAACAAAAGTTTTAAGAAGACTATTGAGGATGAAGATATAATTGCTTATCTGTTTGACTACGCTCCCAATGACTGCAGTTGCTACACTAAATTCTATGAAACTTGTCGAAAAATAGAAATCTACATTTATGAACTGATACAGAACACTGACTTtttgaagttttataaatatcatGAAGCTCTATGGTATCATCGGCGATTCATAGTGAGCGAGATCTTGACTACCATGTATGACTTCTTTGAAATAGAGCGGGTCAATGGAAAACTGGCCAGGAAGAAATTAACACCAGACCAGCTGGAAACATTGCAGAAATGCCAAAAATGTGGCAATAGATATTGCGAAGTTGCAGACAAAGAACTCGACTGGGTGTACAACTGCCCTctatataaaattttgattcAGCATGAGAAGGCGGTGGTGGCTGACAGGCGAAAGGATATGGACAGGCATGCTGGTAGACATGAGAATTATCTCAAGTGTGTACATGGCCTAGCCGCACATTATTAA